The following proteins are encoded in a genomic region of Arcobacter suis CECT 7833:
- a CDS encoding DMT family transporter yields MTNNAKGLALTSLGVFIMSLESLFIKFTTISPFLFSFYIGIFMFISMISTFLFKEKAVLKKALNTNLPMMIVCATLMGTSNIFFITAVKTTTVANVVIIFSTAALFSALFAYLFYKEKITKNIIIASFFMFVGLFIIFNDKLEIGSIEGNIYALFCTALFATSYVLLSRYKDMNRVVLTAFSGLALSIIAFFFCDELAIDFKTLTVVMIMGLLISPISRVLLGTGAKYIRASEVSLLMIIETIMAPIWVWIFLNEVPSSYTFIGGSIIIATLIINSIYTLKKEN; encoded by the coding sequence TTGACAAACAACGCTAAAGGTTTAGCTCTTACATCTTTGGGTGTATTTATTATGAGTTTAGAATCTCTTTTTATAAAATTTACAACAATTTCGCCTTTTTTATTCTCTTTTTATATAGGAATATTTATGTTTATTTCTATGATTTCAACATTTTTATTTAAAGAAAAAGCCGTTTTAAAAAAAGCTTTAAATACAAATTTACCTATGATGATAGTTTGTGCTACTTTGATGGGAACTTCAAATATCTTTTTTATCACAGCTGTAAAAACAACAACTGTAGCAAATGTTGTAATTATTTTTAGTACAGCTGCTCTTTTTTCTGCTTTATTTGCTTATTTATTTTATAAAGAAAAAATTACAAAAAATATAATAATTGCTTCATTTTTTATGTTTGTAGGATTATTTATAATATTTAATGACAAACTAGAAATAGGAAGTATTGAAGGAAATATTTATGCTCTTTTTTGTACAGCATTATTTGCTACTTCGTATGTTTTATTATCACGATATAAAGATATGAATAGGGTTGTTTTAACTGCTTTTAGTGGATTGGCCTTGAGTATAATTGCATTTTTCTTTTGTGATGAATTAGCTATTGATTTTAAAACTTTAACAGTTGTAATGATTATGGGATTGTTAATAAGTCCTATTTCAAGGGTATTATTAGGTACTGGAGCAAAATATATAAGGGCTAGTGAAGTTTCTCTTTTGATGATTATTGAAACTATTATGGCACCTATTTGGGTTTGGATATTTTTGAATGAAGTACCAAGTTCTTATACATTTATTGGAGGAAGTATAATAATAGCTACTTTGATAATAAATTCGATATATACTTTAAAAAAAGAGAATTAA
- a CDS encoding DoxX family protein yields MTCFENKLESVLNEDIGKLILRLSIAGLMLFHGFFKFFNGIDGIKFLVTSAGLPEFVAYGVYLGEIVFPILIILGLFTRISSLFFALTMVFAIFLAHGSELFALGKSGGPVIELALIYLLASISIMFIGAGKYSFDARCKKCEIKA; encoded by the coding sequence ATGACTTGTTTTGAAAACAAATTAGAATCTGTTTTAAATGAAGATATTGGAAAATTAATTTTACGATTATCTATTGCTGGACTTATGTTATTTCATGGATTTTTTAAATTCTTTAATGGAATTGATGGTATAAAATTTTTAGTTACAAGTGCTGGTCTTCCTGAGTTTGTAGCTTATGGAGTTTATTTAGGAGAAATTGTTTTCCCTATTTTAATTATTCTTGGGCTTTTTACTAGAATTTCATCGCTGTTTTTTGCTTTAACTATGGTTTTTGCAATATTTTTAGCTCATGGTAGTGAACTTTTTGCTTTAGGGAAAAGTGGTGGTCCAGTAATTGAATTAGCATTAATTTATCTTTTAGCTTCAATTTCAATTATGTTTATTGGTGCGGGTAAATATAGTTTTGATGCTAGATGCAAAAAGTGTGAAATTAAAGCCTAA
- a CDS encoding DUF2238 domain-containing protein: MIKIWLFVYFSVFIWSIINPKDLFTWFLEVLPAIIALIVLALTYKKFKLTSLVYTLILIHCIILMIGGHYTYAHVPLFDFIKEILDQERNDYDKLGHLAQGFIPAMIAREIIIRKSIITIESWRNFFIICFCLALSAFYELVEWWVAIFTNEASNDFLGTQGYIWDTQSDMAWALLGCVLALILLRKYHTKQLLNIK; this comes from the coding sequence ATGATTAAAATTTGGTTATTTGTTTATTTTTCTGTTTTTATTTGGTCGATCATTAATCCAAAAGATTTATTCACTTGGTTTTTAGAAGTACTTCCAGCAATAATTGCTTTAATTGTTTTAGCACTTACTTATAAAAAATTTAAACTCACATCTTTAGTTTATACATTGATTTTAATCCATTGCATCATTTTGATGATTGGTGGTCACTATACTTATGCCCATGTTCCACTATTTGATTTTATAAAAGAGATTTTAGATCAAGAAAGAAATGACTATGATAAGCTCGGTCATTTAGCCCAAGGTTTTATTCCAGCTATGATAGCCAGAGAAATAATCATAAGAAAAAGTATCATTACTATTGAATCATGGAGGAATTTTTTTATTATTTGTTTTTGTTTAGCACTTTCTGCCTTTTATGAACTTGTAGAATGGTGGGTTGCTATTTTTACAAACGAAGCTTCAAATGATTTTTTAGGAACTCAAGGATATATTTGGGATACCCAAAGTGACATGGCTTGGGCCTTATTGGGTTGTGTTTTAGCTTTGATTTTATTACGAAAATATCACACTAAACAATTACTTAATATTAAATAG
- a CDS encoding iron-containing alcohol dehydrogenase, giving the protein MNYTYFNPTSIEFGTDKIKSIVNYIDKKLKVLVVYGGGSIKKNGVYEQVKTALEGYTWLEFSGVEPNPSYETLNKAVKIIKDEKIDFVLAVGGGSVIDGSKYLVAAALYDGDGWDFLDGSKQVEKALPLGAILTLPATGSESNTTAVISKKSTNEKRYFGSPLLYPKFAVLDPNVMSTLDDRQLANGLVDAFVHTCEQYLTYPNTSLLHDGYAQTILKGLHTLSMDWENRKTISWQENLMLLANQALNGFIGSGVPQDWATHMIGHEITAFYGLDHARSLAVVQPQLLRVMIEDKKEKLTLMGKEVFDMPNNYELVIEAIEYMYNSIGVSTNLNDYEIDDKVVENITTALKAHGMTNIGERGNVTLEKVAQILNMAMKK; this is encoded by the coding sequence ATGAACTATACATATTTTAATCCAACTTCAATTGAGTTTGGAACAGATAAAATAAAATCAATAGTTAACTATATTGATAAGAAATTAAAAGTATTAGTTGTTTATGGTGGTGGAAGTATCAAAAAGAATGGAGTTTATGAACAAGTAAAAACAGCACTTGAGGGTTATACTTGGTTAGAATTTAGTGGAGTTGAACCTAATCCATCTTATGAGACTTTAAATAAAGCCGTAAAAATCATAAAAGATGAAAAAATAGATTTTGTTTTAGCTGTTGGTGGAGGTTCTGTAATTGATGGAAGTAAATACTTAGTTGCAGCTGCCCTTTATGATGGTGATGGTTGGGATTTTTTAGATGGTTCAAAACAAGTAGAAAAGGCACTTCCTTTAGGAGCTATTTTAACTCTTCCTGCAACAGGAAGTGAATCAAATACAACAGCTGTAATTTCAAAAAAATCAACAAATGAAAAAAGATATTTTGGTTCACCTTTACTTTATCCAAAGTTTGCAGTTTTAGACCCAAATGTAATGAGTACATTAGATGATAGACAATTAGCAAATGGTTTAGTTGATGCATTTGTACATACATGTGAACAATATTTAACATATCCAAATACATCACTTTTACATGATGGTTATGCTCAAACTATTTTAAAAGGTTTACATACTTTATCAATGGATTGGGAAAATAGAAAAACAATTTCATGGCAAGAAAATCTAATGCTATTAGCAAATCAAGCTTTAAATGGATTTATAGGTTCAGGAGTTCCTCAAGATTGGGCAACACATATGATAGGACATGAAATAACTGCATTTTATGGACTGGACCATGCACGAAGTTTAGCAGTAGTTCAACCACAACTTTTAAGAGTAATGATTGAAGATAAAAAAGAAAAATTAACTTTGATGGGTAAAGAAGTTTTTGATATGCCAAATAACTATGAATTAGTGATTGAAGCAATTGAATACATGTACAATAGTATTGGTGTGAGTACGAATTTAAATGATTATGAGATTGATGATAAAGTAGTTGAAAATATCACAACAGCTCTAAAAGCTCATGGCATGACAAATATTGGAGAAAGAGGAAATGTTACTTTAGAAAAAGTAGCTCAGATTTTAAATATGGCTATGAAAAAATAA
- a CDS encoding ABC transporter substrate-binding protein codes for MKKLIFALILSALPFLNASNLQKTSVQLMWFDQFQFAGFYTAIEKGFYKEVGLDVELKKYNDSNVLDEVINKKSDFGIGSSSLIADKSNGKDIVLLGSIFQSSPLILLTLKNSDINYIEDIKNKKIMITKEQQDFATFKSMIISKGINTSNLQFLEHSFNIDDLINKKTDLMLAYITNEPFLLKEKGYESRVFKPKDYGFDFYEDIIFTTKDFALNNPKLVKDFYKATIKGWEYAFNNIDEIAKLIHEKYNSQNKSLESFIFEANEMKKLAFDKDGKIGTITQEKINLIINTYRVMGLIKNEINSEDFVYTKHLENNFLLNEKEKIYLENKKTIKMCVDPNWMPFEKIENNKHIGIAADYIKILESKIKIPITLVPTKTWSESLELGQKRVCDIFSLVRTTPQREKYLNFTMPYLNIPLVIAADINAPFINDFSQIKDKKLAIIKDYAIGEILRMKYPNIDFIDVEDIQEGLNLVQKGKVFGFIDTLVTLGYHIQNNYIGQLKISGRFDETWNLGVGTRNDEPILNDIFNKAINDISIIQKQEILNNWISVNYQNSLDYGFFYKILAVLIIFTFILVLFYRQYLLKKLNSQLNEKIAIEIQKNEEKNRILIQQSRMASMGEMLENIAHQWRQPLSTISVAASGMEVKKEFSTLSDKEFFEGINHIKKSTLYLSNTIDDFRNFFSKKKNTSTININSVVEKALDLMGNTFVQNRIQIIKNIENVEFLSLENELIQVFMNILVNAKDALRYIITTDKYIFIDIYKKDNYLIIDIKDNAGGIKENIIDKVFEPYFTTKHKFKGTGIGLYMSKLLVERHLNGTLNVKNSEFSHIDKIYMGALFTLVLDLENK; via the coding sequence TTGAAAAAGTTAATATTTGCTTTGATATTGAGTGCTTTGCCTTTTTTAAATGCTTCAAATTTACAAAAAACTTCTGTTCAACTTATGTGGTTTGACCAATTTCAATTCGCTGGTTTTTATACAGCTATTGAAAAAGGTTTTTATAAAGAAGTTGGTCTTGATGTTGAACTAAAAAAATATAATGATTCAAATGTTTTAGATGAAGTTATCAATAAAAAATCTGATTTTGGAATTGGCTCAAGTTCTTTGATTGCAGATAAATCAAATGGAAAAGATATTGTTTTATTAGGCTCGATTTTTCAATCTTCTCCATTGATTCTTCTTACTTTAAAAAATTCAGATATTAACTACATTGAAGATATAAAAAACAAAAAAATAATGATAACAAAAGAGCAACAAGATTTTGCAACTTTTAAATCTATGATTATAAGTAAAGGCATTAATACTTCTAATTTACAATTTTTAGAACACTCTTTTAATATTGATGACTTAATAAATAAAAAAACTGATTTGATGTTAGCTTATATTACGAATGAACCTTTTTTACTGAAAGAAAAAGGTTATGAAAGTAGAGTATTTAAACCTAAAGATTATGGTTTTGATTTTTATGAAGATATTATTTTTACCACAAAAGATTTTGCTTTAAATAACCCAAAACTTGTAAAAGATTTTTATAAAGCAACCATCAAAGGTTGGGAATATGCTTTTAATAATATAGATGAAATTGCAAAATTAATCCATGAAAAATATAATTCTCAAAACAAAAGTTTAGAAAGTTTTATTTTTGAAGCAAATGAAATGAAAAAATTAGCTTTTGATAAAGATGGAAAAATTGGAACAATAACTCAAGAAAAAATCAATCTAATAATAAATACTTACCGAGTAATGGGTTTAATTAAAAATGAAATTAATTCAGAAGATTTTGTTTATACAAAACATCTTGAAAATAATTTTTTATTAAATGAAAAAGAAAAAATATATTTAGAAAATAAAAAAACTATCAAAATGTGCGTTGACCCAAACTGGATGCCTTTTGAAAAAATTGAAAATAATAAACATATTGGAATAGCCGCTGATTATATAAAAATACTTGAAAGTAAAATTAAAATACCAATTACTTTAGTTCCTACAAAAACTTGGAGTGAATCTTTAGAACTTGGTCAAAAAAGAGTTTGTGATATATTTTCACTTGTTAGAACAACACCTCAAAGAGAAAAGTATCTTAATTTTACAATGCCTTATTTAAACATTCCTTTGGTAATTGCAGCTGATATAAATGCTCCTTTTATAAATGATTTTTCACAAATAAAAGATAAAAAATTAGCAATTATAAAAGATTATGCTATTGGTGAAATTTTAAGAATGAAATATCCAAATATAGATTTTATTGATGTAGAAGATATTCAAGAAGGATTAAATCTTGTTCAAAAAGGAAAAGTTTTTGGTTTTATTGATACTCTTGTAACCCTTGGATACCATATACAAAATAACTATATTGGACAATTAAAAATCTCAGGAAGATTTGATGAAACTTGGAATTTAGGAGTTGGAACAAGAAATGACGAACCAATTTTAAATGATATTTTTAATAAAGCAATAAATGATATTTCAATAATTCAAAAACAAGAAATTTTAAATAATTGGATTTCTGTAAATTATCAAAATAGTTTAGATTATGGATTTTTTTATAAAATATTAGCAGTTTTGATTATTTTTACTTTTATTTTGGTTTTATTTTATAGACAATATTTATTAAAAAAATTAAATTCACAATTAAATGAAAAGATTGCAATTGAAATTCAAAAAAATGAAGAAAAAAATAGAATTTTAATTCAACAATCAAGAATGGCTTCAATGGGTGAAATGCTCGAAAATATAGCGCACCAATGGAGACAACCACTCTCTACAATTAGTGTTGCCGCTTCTGGAATGGAAGTTAAAAAAGAGTTTAGTACATTAAGTGATAAAGAATTTTTTGAAGGAATAAATCATATAAAAAAATCAACTTTATATCTATCAAATACAATTGATGATTTCAGAAACTTTTTTAGTAAAAAGAAAAATACCTCAACAATAAATATCAATAGCGTTGTCGAAAAAGCTTTGGATTTAATGGGAAATACTTTTGTTCAAAATAGAATTCAAATTATAAAAAATATTGAAAATGTAGAATTTTTATCTTTAGAAAACGAACTTATTCAGGTTTTTATGAATATTCTTGTAAATGCAAAAGATGCACTAAGATATATTATCACTACTGATAAATATATTTTTATTGATATTTACAAAAAAGATAATTATTTGATTATTGATATAAAAGATAATGCAGGTGGAATAAAAGAAAATATTATTGATAAGGTTTTTGAACCATATTTTACAACGAAACACAAATTCAAAGGTACTGGAATTGGACTTTATATGAGTAAACTTTTAGTAGAAAGACATTTAAATGGAACTTTAAATGTAAAAAATAGTGAATTTTCCCATATAGATAAAATCTATATGGGAGCTTTATTTACTTTAGTTTTAGACTTAGAAAATAAATAA
- a CDS encoding tRNA (5-methylaminomethyl-2-thiouridine)(34)-methyltransferase MnmD, which produces MQDNINSVVTTKDGSNTLFSKLYNQHYHNPDDGAINEALSKHIIPAFTFHKNKKELNILDICFGIGYNTFSTIYYCLLNNLDVKLNFYSPELDGNLVNSLKTFEFPKEFENIKYIINSVAKSNKYEDEKIKIEVFIGNARDYIKSLKTNSFDIIYQDAFSSDVNFELWTKEYFDDIYKLCKNDSIMSSYAIATPIRLSMYEAGFFIYENRPVKRKITLAFKQKQELIEKYVDMELKKQRNKEAVALHDK; this is translated from the coding sequence GTGCAAGACAACATTAACTCTGTGGTAACCACAAAAGATGGTTCAAACACCCTATTTTCAAAACTATATAATCAACACTATCACAATCCAGATGATGGCGCGATAAACGAAGCTTTATCAAAACACATAATCCCAGCGTTTACATTTCATAAAAACAAAAAAGAACTTAATATTTTGGATATTTGTTTTGGGATTGGATATAACACATTTTCAACTATTTATTATTGTTTGTTAAATAATCTTGATGTGAAACTAAACTTTTATTCTCCCGAACTTGATGGAAATCTTGTAAATTCACTTAAAACTTTTGAGTTCCCAAAAGAGTTTGAGAATATAAAATACATTATAAATTCAGTTGCAAAAAGCAACAAATATGAAGATGAAAAAATCAAAATAGAAGTTTTTATTGGAAATGCGAGAGATTATATAAAAAGCCTAAAAACAAATAGTTTTGACATAATCTATCAAGATGCTTTTTCGAGTGATGTGAATTTTGAACTTTGGACAAAAGAGTATTTTGATGATATTTATAAGCTTTGTAAAAACGACTCTATCATGAGTTCTTACGCAATTGCAACTCCAATAAGATTATCTATGTATGAAGCTGGATTTTTTATCTATGAAAATAGACCAGTTAAAAGAAAAATCACTTTAGCATTTAAACAAAAACAAGAGTTGATAGAAAAATATGTGGATATGGAACTGAAAAAACAAAGGAATAAAGAAGCTGTTGCTTTGCATGATAAGTAG
- the luxS gene encoding S-ribosylhomocysteine lyase — translation MPLLDSFRVDHTIMPAPAVRVAKKMKTPKGDDITVFDLRFCVPNEKMLSEKGIHTLEHLFAGFIRNHLNSDSVEIIDVSPMGCRTGFYMSLIGTPDETTVAVAWEKAMKDVLEVKEQNDIPELNVYQCGTCAMHSLDEAKEIAKDILSCKIDVMSNEKLYLSDEKLKALGN, via the coding sequence ATGCCATTATTAGATAGTTTTAGAGTTGACCATACAATTATGCCAGCACCAGCAGTAAGAGTTGCAAAAAAAATGAAAACACCAAAAGGTGATGATATTACAGTATTTGATTTAAGATTTTGTGTACCAAATGAAAAAATGTTAAGTGAAAAAGGTATCCACACTTTAGAGCATTTATTTGCAGGATTTATTAGAAATCATTTAAATTCTGATTCAGTTGAAATTATCGATGTTTCTCCAATGGGTTGTAGAACTGGTTTTTATATGAGTTTAATCGGAACTCCTGATGAAACTACGGTTGCTGTGGCTTGGGAAAAAGCTATGAAAGATGTACTTGAAGTAAAAGAACAAAATGATATTCCAGAACTAAATGTTTACCAATGTGGAACATGTGCAATGCACTCTTTAGACGAAGCAAAAGAGATAGCAAAGGATATTTTATCTTGTAAAATTGATGTTATGTCAAATGAGAAATTATATCTTTCAGATGAAAAATTAAAAGCTTTAGGAAACTAA
- a CDS encoding AAA family ATPase — MNNLLTMISNKIITKEFLMELVYLWVDKYKNIEKQGFNFSPRFRCEYDEDTKELKIVDKEKTGESYPKNFFGENINVTAIVGENGSGKSSLLNYIGNKGTFFNKNNEVCNLEKEKDYKIIHTNYDLLKINKPSYLNYMRKGLKYENLYYTNQNSQTNFDVLIFFRYIVNNIFKHCYSFKSEIFFFNPMKIMFFDTFHPTKDNCKKLAKEVKDKNFSKEKLLTFLYIELFEDENPKIHEIESDIMSIEKEILEKFKVKNIENIYALLEKIEESTILIEEFKDIYNVYKESLLELRNIGYLKIDFEDKEGREYFDLSQGERKLFTEMLMIFDEIKQSENNNFLLLLDEPDLTLHPDWQKKYISEMIKLLSNFSEKKFHLIITSHSPFILSDLPKENIIFLEKGKQVYPFDDGKQTFGANIHTLLSHGFFMKNGLMGEFAKDKIQSIIEYHEELLKKELTKNENKKQRDEEKEIYEKEHKTKFRQIQSIIGDDYLKQVIKNHLVEIEKILYDEYLIDKEIEKLQDKIDRLKRLKK; from the coding sequence TTGAATAATCTTTTAACTATGATTAGTAATAAAATAATAACAAAAGAGTTTTTAATGGAATTGGTTTATTTGTGGGTTGATAAGTATAAGAATATAGAGAAACAAGGGTTTAATTTTTCGCCTAGGTTTAGGTGTGAATATGATGAAGATACAAAAGAATTAAAAATTGTTGATAAAGAAAAAACTGGAGAATCTTATCCTAAAAACTTTTTTGGTGAAAATATAAATGTTACTGCTATTGTTGGAGAAAATGGGAGTGGGAAGAGTAGTTTATTAAATTACATTGGGAATAAAGGAACTTTTTTTAATAAAAATAATGAAGTCTGTAACTTGGAAAAAGAAAAAGATTATAAAATTATACATACAAATTATGATTTATTAAAAATCAATAAACCAAGTTATTTAAATTATATGCGTAAAGGTTTGAAATACGAGAATCTATATTATACAAATCAAAATAGTCAAACAAATTTTGATGTTCTAATATTTTTTAGGTATATTGTGAATAATATTTTTAAACATTGTTATTCATTCAAATCAGAAATATTTTTCTTTAATCCTATGAAAATTATGTTTTTCGATACTTTTCATCCTACAAAAGATAATTGCAAAAAACTTGCAAAAGAAGTTAAAGATAAAAATTTCTCAAAAGAAAAATTATTAACATTTTTGTATATAGAATTATTTGAAGATGAAAATCCTAAAATACACGAAATTGAGTCCGATATTATGTCTATTGAAAAAGAGATTCTTGAAAAATTTAAGGTAAAAAATATTGAAAATATTTATGCTTTACTTGAAAAAATAGAAGAAAGTACGATATTAATTGAAGAATTTAAAGATATATATAATGTGTATAAAGAAAGCCTTTTAGAATTAAGAAATATAGGATATTTAAAAATTGATTTTGAAGATAAAGAGGGTAGAGAATATTTTGATTTGAGCCAAGGAGAAAGAAAACTTTTTACTGAAATGTTAATGATTTTTGATGAAATTAAACAAAGTGAAAACAATAATTTTCTTCTACTTTTAGATGAACCTGATTTAACACTTCATCCTGATTGGCAAAAGAAATATATTAGTGAAATGATTAAATTGTTATCGAATTTTTCTGAAAAAAAGTTTCATTTGATAATAACATCTCATTCTCCATTCATCCTTTCAGACTTACCAAAAGAAAACATAATATTTCTAGAAAAAGGAAAGCAAGTTTATCCTTTTGATGATGGAAAACAAACTTTTGGAGCAAATATCCACACCTTGCTTTCTCATGGATTTTTTATGAAAAATGGACTTATGGGTGAGTTTGCGAAAGATAAAATTCAATCAATTATAGAATATCATGAAGAACTTTTGAAAAAAGAATTAACAAAAAATGAAAATAAAAAGCAAAGAGATGAAGAAAAAGAAATTTATGAAAAAGAGCATAAAACTAAGTTTAGGCAAATTCAATCAATTATCGGAGATGATTATTTAAAACAAGTGATTAAAAATCATTTAGTTGAAATAGAAAAGATTTTATATGATGAATATTTAATTGATAAAGAGATAGAAAAACTTCAGGACAAAATTGATAGATTAAAAAGGCTAAAGAAATAA
- a CDS encoding HNH endonuclease: protein MILVKYKEFEKKDYYKKIANTEMRKQNNCTFEEYYNTNIKAILNNYSLADILTGDFGKLLEIKDSNNLTSVDFEIVKTFFNYDKANSKDFIPLLSKLQPKISEFLQENIEVHTCYYCNIDFINTFKKNNEIKNAFTLDHVLEKAKYPFLALSLYNLVPSCYVCNSKVRDSKISFKDFSPTNKDFDFDERVKFKSFISNVNLQIEKEQDFYIKLIENYSNKYDKYIESLNLNDRYDYHKYKVLEMIQKRREYPDSRIKELADLTKKTQEEIKQDLFGIYTSEDLHKRPLSKLIKDISEELDLI, encoded by the coding sequence ATGATTTTAGTTAAATATAAAGAATTTGAAAAAAAAGATTATTATAAAAAAATAGCAAATACTGAAATGCGAAAACAAAATAATTGTACTTTTGAAGAATATTATAATACTAATATAAAAGCCATTTTAAATAATTATTCTCTTGCAGATATTTTAACTGGTGATTTTGGTAAGTTATTGGAGATAAAAGATTCTAATAATTTGACAAGTGTAGATTTTGAAATAGTTAAAACTTTTTTTAATTATGATAAAGCAAATTCAAAAGATTTTATTCCATTACTTTCAAAATTACAACCAAAAATATCAGAATTTCTTCAAGAAAATATAGAAGTTCATACTTGTTATTACTGCAATATTGATTTTATAAATACTTTCAAAAAAAACAATGAAATAAAAAATGCTTTTACGTTAGACCATGTTTTAGAAAAAGCTAAGTATCCATTTTTGGCGTTGAGTTTATACAATCTAGTGCCAAGTTGTTATGTATGTAATAGTAAAGTAAGAGATTCAAAAATATCATTTAAGGACTTTTCTCCAACAAATAAAGATTTTGATTTTGATGAAAGAGTAAAGTTTAAATCATTTATTTCAAATGTTAATCTTCAAATAGAAAAAGAACAAGATTTTTATATAAAACTTATTGAGAATTATTCAAATAAATATGATAAATATATAGAAAGTTTAAATTTAAACGATAGATATGATTATCATAAATACAAAGTTTTAGAAATGATTCAAAAAAGAAGAGAATATCCAGATAGTAGAATAAAAGAGTTAGCTGATTTGACTAAAAAAACACAAGAAGAGATAAAACAAGATTTATTTGGTATTTATACATCTGAAGATTTACACAAACGTCCACTATCAAAACTAATCAAAGACATAAGTGAAGAGTTAGATTTGATATAA
- a CDS encoding DUF1439 domain-containing protein, whose translation MYIFKKLQILLVLFSLLFFTACIKKLDSNGLTLKIEESELNNFSQEFPINQDFVFANIQLQKPHIYVKNGTNRLAATINMNFSTVFIPSSNGTFAITGNPYFDRETSAIFLKDIQIEELKLTNMDIDKNFVNTIITNTKPVIDNVFNRIPIYKVDKSSFKGSFINDIKIEDSELLVTFGL comes from the coding sequence ATGTATATTTTTAAAAAACTTCAAATATTATTGGTTTTATTTTCACTTCTATTTTTTACAGCTTGCATAAAAAAACTTGATAGCAATGGTTTGACTTTGAAAATTGAAGAGAGTGAACTGAATAACTTTTCACAAGAATTTCCTATAAATCAGGATTTTGTATTTGCAAATATTCAACTCCAAAAACCACATATTTATGTAAAAAATGGCACAAATAGATTGGCAGCTACTATAAATATGAATTTCTCAACAGTTTTTATACCTAGCTCAAATGGAACTTTTGCCATAACTGGGAATCCATATTTTGATAGGGAAACCTCAGCAATATTTCTAAAAGATATTCAAATAGAAGAATTGAAACTCACAAATATGGATATTGATAAAAACTTTGTAAATACTATTATTACAAATACAAAACCAGTTATTGATAATGTTTTTAATCGTATTCCTATTTATAAAGTTGATAAATCATCTTTTAAAGGCTCATTTATCAATGATATAAAAATAGAAGATTCAGAACTTTTGGTGACTTTTGGCTTGTAA